The genomic segment CACATATCCTGCAATATCCGAAAGCATGAGCAACTCTGCACGCTCCTGCACAGCCAGACCATAATCCCCCGCATTCAGCACCAGCCTCTCACTCACAGCCGGAGTATAGGGCGCATGTACCAGCGAAGCCGGAGAAATCCCCAGAAACAGATGATGCATACAAGTATTTCCCACAACACACACCTGAAAAACATCCTCTCTCCTTATCCCTGCATCCTCTGCCAGACTTCCCAACATCTCATTAACCGCTTTCCGAACACACATACTTAACGCTTCTGTTCCATGCTCCAGCGCATAATTCGCCCGCATGATCACATCCGCACCATACTGCGCCTGCGGATTCATCCTGCTCTCAACTGCCAGAGTCCTCCCATCCGCACCATCCAGCAAATACCCCGCAATGGTAGTCGTCCCAATATCAAACGCTGCCAGACACCTCCGACCAGCTTCCTTCCTCATTTCCAGAATCCGCCGTCTACTGTAAATCACATACCATTCATCAGAATCCCTGCGCATCCCATACAATTCACCCGCCAGCTTCAGATCCACCTCCATCTGCCCCGGCTCAACCTCACCATCTGTCTCCGCCAGCGTATCCAGCAGCCTCTGCCAGTCCGACCGCTTCTCCCCTGTTTTCGCCTTCTCCAGCTCAACCTGAGCCATCCGTAGTCCCGGTTCAAACACAACTTCTCTGTTAAATCCATCCGTCAAAATCTTTTCATTGCCAGCCCTGTCCAATGTCTCCACTACACAAGTCTCACCTTCACCAATCCGCACCTGACACGCCTTAACAACTTCACCATCAATCTTAACCAGACACTTCCCACATTTTCCCAGCCCGCCACAAGGCGCATCCGGCCTCAAACCCGCCCGAATCTCAGCTTCCAACACAGACATCCCGGCATTCACTTCTATCTCAATCCCTTCACGCACAAACTTAATCCAAGCCATAAAAACCTCCCACATATCCAATCCAAACATCACAACAGCCAGCTCAGAAAAATATTTTATTTCATGTGCATTTGCAGGGGTCTTAGATATTCTTAGCTCTCAGAAATCTGCGTTATGAGCAGACTGTATCACTGTCTGAGCGAAGTTTGCAACGGAGCGAGTTTGAGAAGGCTGCTCATGCCTTTAGCAGATTTCTGAGAGATTAGAATATCTTAGACCCCGAAACCGCACATGAAATAAAATATTTTTCTGAGCGTCCCTTTTCCCATTATAACATACTCCAAAAAAATCCCAAAATACACGAAAGGACCACTCCCCAGAGCAGTCCCCTCATAATATTTTCATGTTATACTAAACCCGCACAAGCAATCAGATCAAGCCGCCAACTTCTTAGCCAGTGAAGCCGCACTAGCCGCATCATCAGAATATCCGTCAGCACCAATTTCCTCAGCAAAAGCCTCTGTAATCGGCGCTCCGCCAACCATAACCTTAATATTACCTCTGAAATCCGCCGCATTCAACGCCTCAACAGTCTCCTTCAGAGCCGGCATAGTAGTAGTCAGCAGCGCAGAAAGAGCAATGATCTTAACATCCGGATTCTCTTTATAGCACTCAATAATCTTAGCCGCCGGAACATCGACTCCAAGATCGATCACCTCAAATCCGGCACTCTCGATCATCATGGCAACCAGATTCTTACCAATATCATGAAGGTCACCGGAAACCGTAGCAATGATAACCTTACCAAGTGCACCTGTAGAACCAGATGCCAGATGCGGTTTCAGAACCTCAACACCTTTCTTCATAGCACGAGCTGCAACCAGCATCTCCGGAACAAAGATCTCACCATTTTTGAATTTCTCACCAACTACAGACATCGCACTGATCATACCATCATTCAGAATCGCAACCGGATCATCACCCTCATCAATGGCTTCCTGTACAGCCGGTCCTACTAATTTCGCTTTCCCTTTTTCAACTAATTCCGCAACTTCATTTATCTTAGACATAATCAAATCCTCCTGTTATTTCTCAATTTCAGATTCCAACCACTTAATTCATTTACACAGTTTCTGCAGATTCAACCTACTTCTTCTTTGTTGTACCAATTAAGCCTTCTCTGTAAGCCCCTATATATTCCATACAATAATCATCCAGACCAAGTAATGCTTCTGTTGCATAAACTAGTCCAAGCATATCCTTATTTGTCGGATCCATAATTCCACTGTCCAGTCCTGCATTCATTGCCAGTACCAGGAACCCGTAATTAATCAGCTTACGAACCGGCAGATTAAAGGAAATATTACTGATTGCTGCCGTAATATGAATGGTCGGATACTGCTCACGTACACTTGTAATCGTCTCAATATTCGTTGCAATACCATCCTCAGAAGTACAAAGCATCTCAACCAGCGGATCAATGTGAATCCTGTCCGGAGCAATTCCGTACTCTTTCGCTTTCGCCATGATCTTGTCAAAAACTTTCAGACGGTCTGCTGCACATTTCGGAATACCTGTATTGTCACTCAGCAGCGCAATTACCTGCCATCCCTCATTTCCCGGCTCAGCCATGATCGGGAAAATCGTATCAATCTTATGTCCCTCTCCTGATACAGAGTTAAAAATTCCAGGTTTCTTACAGAACTTATAAGCCTGTGCCAGAACATCCGGACTCGGGCTGTCAATTGAGATCGGAAGATCTGTAACCTCCTGGATACAGACGATCATCCATTTCAATGTTTCCACTTCTTCCGCTTCCGGAACAGAAGCGCAACAGTCAATATAAGTAGCTCCGCTTTCCGCCTGAAGCTTTGCTCTTGCTTTAATAAATTCAGAGTCTCTTTTCGCGATCGCTTCTGCAACGATCGGGATAGAACCATTAATTTTCTCACCAATAATAATCATTTTCAAACACCTCCATAGCATCATCCTCTGCAACACCTGAGATTAGAACATAATCTGCCATGGAAGCCTTGTAGATTCAGATGCCTTAATGCCAAATTTCTCTTCATTCAGCTTGTCAATGGAATCACAGAGAGATTTATAAACACCCGGATAAACAGAACCAGGGCCACCCTGAGCGATACATGGAATAAAGTATTTGTTTCCACATTCTTCGCAGACACGACGTACCACTGCATCACAATTCTCATCTGTCCAGCCCTCAAAATCAACTGCACGATTTTCGATACCGCCCATGAAGCTGATCTTTCCGCCATATTTCCTGATCAGTTCCGGAAGATTATTGGTTTCCATACATCCCTGCCATACATCGATCCCCATCTCAATCATAGAAGGAACCAGTGTTGCTGCGTAACTGTCAGAATGATGGATAACCAGCTCAACGCCATGACTGTGATAATATCCGTAAATTTCTTTATATGGCTCAAGTAAAAATTCATCAAACATTGCAGGACTCATAAATGTACTGTCCAGTCCACCCCAGTCATCATGATGGAATAATGCATCAGGATGAAGGTTGGAACAGATACCTTCAGCAAGTTCCAGTTCCCACTCTGTCAGATATTTGATCAGATCATGCATTTCATCCGGATTAGTAATATAATAAACCAACGCATTACTGATCTCACACAGATGATGAGTCTGCTCAAATAATCCCGGTGCAACGAAAGCTGCTTTAAATGCCTGTTCTCCGTCAACTGCATCATACTGAGCCTTCACCATATCCCACTGATCCTGGGTAAATTTCAAAGACGGTGCATGTACATAGTCTTTCCAGTCTTCAATATCCTTTACCACGATCTTGTCAGGAGTATGTACAGGAAAAGAACCCGGAACTCCTTTCGGGAAAGTATTGGTTACCCCCCATGCATTCACTACATTTTCCTGACCCGGCTGAAGCAGCGGGTTTGTAAACATAAACGGATGAAAAAGAAGCTGTACTGCTTCATACTGATTAACAAATCTGTCAGGATTTCCGCCTTTTATAACTTCCAGCATATTCTGTTTCGGTGTTAACATATAATCTACCTCCTCATGCAATATGAAAATGCCCCCACATTCCCACATTTGTTTGTTTAATTTGTCGTTCTTTATCTCGTTTCTGATGATTTTATTGTAGCATTTATACAATCCAAAATATATAATCAGATATGCGGATTTTTCACGCCCGCATTCCTACAAATTGTATGAACGCATCTCAAGTATTGTGCCAACAGTAACCGGCAGCCATATAATAAATTTTAAAATCAACCGTAAATACACTTGTAACACAACTCTAAACACTGTATAATTTTTGTACATACAGATATCAGATTTTAAAAATCATTTGTGCCTGCACAATAAGACTTTTAAACCTGATTTATCTAAACATGAAGAAATACGATTTATATAACAGATCAACAGATTCCGAATGTTTTACAGTAAATATTTAACAGGTGGTGAACACAATGTTTTCAAAAAAATTATTAATACCTCTGCTATCGCTCAGCCTTCTTGTTACTCCTGCATACAGCAGTCATGCTGCTGAAAATGCAGAGGCCGCGGGAACATCCGTAGAAGGTCAGGGAATGCTTTCCCCTTCTTCATCTTCAGAGAGTTCTGAAAGCGTCTTTAACGGTTCCGGGGCAGGCACATCTTCAGAACCGGTCACAGATGAGAAACTGGAGACAATTTTAAAACAGGTTCAGAGTCAGCTTCCTGCTGAAAACGGAACCTGGGCTGTTTTCATATCCGATCTTGTAAATGGAACCGAGGGCAGTCTTAATGATCAGAAAATGCAGGCTGCAAGCCTGATCAAGCTCTATATCATGGGAGCTGTCTACGAGAATTATGATCAGATAACCGGACAATACGGCAGGGATTCTGTAGACTCCAATCTGTACTCCATGATCACAGTCAGCGATAACGATGCAGCCAATACCCTGACAACTTATCTTGGCGGCGGTGATTCCGCAGCAGGTATGCAGGCTGTCAACAGTTTCTGCCAGGCACATGGCTATGACCAGACTCACATGGGACGTATGCTCCTTGCCAGCAATGAGAATGATGATAACTACACATCTGTAGGAGACTGTGGTCATCTCCTGCAGGAGATTTATAAACAGGATACATCCGGCTACACCCATGCCACTGATATGTTTAATCTGCTCAAGGCACAGACACGCTGTAACAAAATTCCCGCACAGCTTCCGGAAGGAGTCAAAACCGCAAATAAAACCGGAGAACTTGACAACGTGGAAAATGATGCCGGAATCATCTATGATTCCAAAAATGACGTAGTAATCGTATTTATGTCCCAGAATCTCTCAAGCGCCGGTTCCGCACAGAATACGATCGCTACCTTAAGCAGAACGATTTACGATTACTATAATTAAATAATGTACTCTCAGAGTACATAATAACCCAAAGGAGGGGTTCACTATGAAAAAAAGAAAAAATATTGCAATTCCCATGATTCTTGCAGCTACGATTGCTGCTGTATCTGTACCCTGCAGCTCACAGATCGTTATGGCATCTGACACTTATCAGGTAGGTGTAAGTAAAGGGTATCTGGCTCTGCGCTCTGCCATGGCTTATGATTCCTCCAACGAGATCGGCGAGCTGTATTCCGGTGATACTGTTGAAGTTACAGAATATACCACCAGTGATTACTGGTACGTCTATTCTCCAAAACTGAACTTATCCGGATACGTAAATAACGATTACCTGTATTTCCTCTCATCACAGCCGACAAGTTCGTCCGGTTCTTATACTGTCAGTGTTGCCAAAGGTTATCTGGCTCTGCGTTCTGCAAAGGCTTATGACTCTTCCAACGAGATCGGACAGTTATACTCCGGTGATACAGTAACAGTTTCTGACAGCAGTGATCCTCAGTACTGGTATGTCTATTCTCCGAAACTGAACTTATCCGGCTATGTAAATAAAGATTACTTATATTACAGTGGCGATACTGCTGCCAGTGCACAGAGTTCTTCCGGAGATTCAAGGACTGTCAGTGTTGCCAAGGGTTATCTGGCTCTGCGTTCCGCAAAAGCTTATGATTCCTCCAATGAGATCGGACAGCTGTATTCCGGCGATACAGTTCAGCTTATCGACACCAGCGATTCCCAGTACTGGTACGTTTACTCTCAGAAGTTAGGAAAAAACGGATATGTAAATAAAGATTATCTGATTGGCGGAACAACCACATATGCCACCAGAACAGTCAGTGTTGCTACCGGTTATCTGGCTCTGCGCTCTGCGAAGGCTTACGACTCTTCCAACGAGATCGGACAGTTATATTCCGGCGATACAGTTCAGCTTGTGGATACAACTGATGCACAGTACTGGTATATTTACTCCCAGAAACTCTGCAAATATGGTTATGTAAATAAAGATTATTTATATTAATCTTTTTCGTAACACTATAAACAGTTACGCTTCTTTACATTCACCATATACAACAAAACAGAAAGGACTCACAGTTATGAGCCCCAAACGACAGGTTAACCATAACATTCGTAAACACTTTAACACAATCATTTACAATATTTCACGCTACGCGGAAATTGCTCTTTCTATGGTAATTCTGCTGGTGATCGCACTGGCAGGCTTCCGGCTGATCATGGAGGTTGCAGATACTTCTGTTATGTCCATGGATACAGAATTTTTCAGCACTTTCCTTTCCCAGGCTTTGTCTCTGGTAGTAGGCGTGGAATTTGTAAAAATGCTCTGCCAGCATTCCGCACAGACAGTTGTTGAGGTTCTGATGTTTGCCACAGCACGTCAGATGGTAGTCGAACACCTCGGGCCAGCAGAAACTCTTCTTGGCGTACTCAGTATCGCAGTTCTGTTTGCGATCCGCAAATATCTTATGACAGACAACGATGACATGAATGCTCATAACTGTTCGAAGAATACTGAAGAAAATTAAAGAAAACAAAAAACTGCATATCAGATACGATCTGTAAATTCTACCGGTCGTATCTGATTATGCAGTTTCTTTTTATTTCCACATGCTGATAAACGGGCGTCTCAAAAAAAGTAATTTTATATGATATATTCTATAGTTATGGTTATCAGCATGATGGGCGCTTATTTAATAATTACCACTAAAGAACTTACTGTCCTTCGGCAGTTCATAGCCCTTGAAGTAAGAGCCAAAATCAACCTTCAGATAATTGCAGAGGTTGGCAAGCTCAACCATAGTGTTGTCATTTACAGGAATGCCATTCTCTCTGCGCTCTTTTTCTGCAAATACTTCCTTCTCACCATGAGTATAAATCTGCTCTGCGCCTTCTGCCTTTGGACTCTGACGAAGAGTTTCCAGATATTCGGAAAAATGCGCCCTGATATCATCGGCATTTCCGAAGATTGCGGGATCAATGGCAGCAAATCCATGACAGATACCTGTCTTGTCTTTAAATGTACAGCATTTATCAGAAGTAACACCCATGGAAAAGATGGAGCTGAAAATCTCGCAGAGCATTCCATAACCGTAACCCTTATGACTTCCGTTTACCTCTTTATTACCGCCAAGTGGCATGATTCCGCCGCCCTTCTTGGCAACAATATTGGCAAGTACATCCGGGGCATCTGTGCTTTCCTGACCATTTGCTCCCAGAGCCCAGCCCTGTGGAAGTGGTTTTCCCATCTTATTATACATTTCCAGTTTTCCTCTGGTAACTACTGTTGTGGAGCAGTCAAAAAGGAATGGATAAGGTTCTGCCGGCATTGCCACTGCAATGGGATTGGAACCAAGCATTGCTTTTCGTCCAAAGGTAGGTACCATGATTGCTTCCGAGTTGGTACATGCCATACCAAGTAAGCCCTGTTTTGAAGCCATTTCCGCATAATATCCTGCAATACCGAAATGATTGGAGTTTCTTACAGATACAAATCCAACACCTGTTTTCTTCGCCTTCTCAATAGCTTTCTCCATTGCAAAATGGGAAATCAGCTGTCCCATACCGTCATGTCCGTCGATCACTGCTGATACAGGTGTCTCAAATACGACCTCAGGTTTCGCATCCGGATGGATGGTTCCCTTCTCAATTCCTTTATCATATCTTACCATTCTCTGCATTCCATGGCTTTCAATCCCGTACAGATCCGCGGTAAGCAAAACATCCTTGATGATATTCGTCTCTTCTTCATTAAAACCAAATTTACGAAATACGTCGTGGCAAAAAGTATTTAATGTGTCATAACTCCATTTTACATATCCCATAACTGTAAAATCCCTCCATTCAAGTATTACTCATTTCGTTTTTTGGTATTACCAATTTGTTAAGCTGATTATACCACTCTCATTTTCAAAGTGCAATACGTTTTTTATTTTTTTCAGTATTTCTTATGTTACTGTATTATTGTTCCCTGGTAATATCCCGAGGCATGCAAGCCAAAATGTTACTGTTCACTCCGTTCTCAGCAACACGCTTTGCAAACTCAATTTATGCTAATCGCATAAATTCGCACGGTATGTCTCGGGTTTTCTGTGACCTTCGCTCACAAAAAACACCTCGCGGGATATCACCAGTGAACAGTAACAATTCATTCCAGATTGCCTGTAGCAATTGGACATCTTCTCTTGTTTTTCTAAAACTGCCGTAATATACTATGTACAGGCAATCCTGCCTGCAGGATTGCCTGCTCATTTAATAAATAATAGATTACTGCTCACTTCCGCACCTGTAATATATTTCACAGAACAACTCTGCGGCGGCAGTAACAGAAAAGGAACATTACTATGATTCAGGACATCGCACCACATACTTATCACAACGAATACAAATCTTCTGCCCCGGATAAGAACAGTTTTATCCTTGCCTACGAAAAAGGCAGTATTCTTCTTCCACATCAGGAACGGGAAGCAGATATTTATTTTCCACGTTTTCAGGATCTGGAGGAAAAAGTTTCAGATCTCTACAGCAAGTATATTTATCTGTTTTCTATCGATGATCAGCGTTTCTATCTGATCCCGGAATTGGATACCACCCTTCTTCCAGATTATGAATTCCAGGATATACGAAATCTTCGGACAGCCCGGCCACAGCATCTGGCGTTTGCAGGAGTTACAGGACATCAGCTTTTCCAGTGGTACAGCAAGCGCCGGTTCTGCGGCTGCTGTGGAAAACCAATGCTGCACAGCCAAAAAGAACGTATGATGGAATGCCCTTCCTGCGGCAATCAGGAGTACCCTGTCCTGTGTCCTGCAGTAATCGTAGGAATCACAAACGGAGATAAAATCATTCTTTCCAAATATGAGGGCCGCAGATTTAAGCGTTACGCCCTTATCGCAGGCTTTGCAGAAATCGGAGAAACCATTGAAGAAACTGTTCACAGAGAAGTAATGGAGGAAGTTGACCTTAAGGTAAAGAATCTCCGCTATTACAAAAGCCAGCCATGGTCCTTCAGCGGTACCCTGCTTTTCGGATTCTTCTGTGATGTGGACGGCGATGATACCCTGACCGTTGACCATGAAGAGCTCTCCATGGCACAGTGGGTAGAACGTGACAAAATCCCGGATCAGGGCAATAATATCAGCCTGACCAAGGAAATGATGATGCTCTTCCGTGATGGAAAAGAACCCAGATAAACAATATTCTATATCAGAAAAAGCTCATAGAATGTTTTTCCCTATTATGCTAAAAGGATACATACACGGTAATGTTACTGTGCATGTATCCTTTTCGTTTCCCTGCAAAATTGCTTCACTATATTCTCAAAAATATTTCTGATTACTCTTCACGCCGCACTCCCGCTGCCAAATCCACGGCTTCTGCGGCTTCCATTACATTCCTGCTCAAATTCTTTCAGTTTCCGTCTTGCTTCCGGTGTCAGATTTGTCGGAACTTCAATCTGTACAGTTGCATATTCATCACCGTGTACCGACGGATTATTCATTGCAACGATACCTTTGCCTCTCAGACGTATCTTCGTTCCGGACTGAGTACCTGGTTTAATGTTACAAAGAACATCACCGTAAATGGTGTGAACCTTTGCCTCACCGCCAAATACTGCTGTTGTAAATGGGATATTTACAGTTGTGTACACATCTCTGCCTTCCCGTTTATATCCCGGTTTATCCTGAACATTTATTTTCAGAAGCAGGTCACCGGCTTCACCTCCGCCCACTCCCGGATATCCTTTTCCTTTAAGTCTGATAGACTTACCGGATTCAATACCTGCCGGAATATTGACTTCATAATTCTGGACACCACCGTTGCTGCTCTGCAGGCGAATAACCTTCTTACCGCCAAAAGCAGCTTCATCAAAGCTGACAGTAACCTCTGCATGAAGATCCTCACCTTTACTGCTGTAAGAACCGCCAAAGCCACTGCCGAAGCCATCCGTTCCGTTACTTCCGAATCCGCCAAAACCACTTCCGTGAAATCCACTGCCACCGAAGCCGCTGCTTCCAAAACCACCTGATGATTTACTCTTCTTAAATCCACCACCAAAGATGTTCTTTAAGATATCATCCATATCTTCGCCATTTTCAAAATGATATTCATGATAACCATTGCCATCACTGTACGAGCCATGGAAACCGCCGCCAAAAGGATTGCCCTGTGCTCCGCTAAAGCCACTGCCAAACGGGCTGCCCTGTGCATTTCCATAATTACCGGCGCCTTCTTCAAAAGCAGCGTGGCCAAACTGGTCATACAGTTTACGTTTCTTCTCATCACTCAGAACATCATAGGCTTCATTTACTTCCTTAAAATGCTCTGCTGCCGAAGCATTTCCCTCATTACTGTCCGGATGATATTTCTTTGCCAGTTTTCTGTATGCTTTCTTAATCGTTGCTGCATCTGCGTTTTTGTTCACGCCAAGAACTTCATAGTAATCTCTTTTCAATATCATCACCTTCCCTCATAAACACATTCTAACGCAATCATTCCTGACTTCATATTTCTGCAATCCTCATTATGCAAACAACGGGAAGCCAAAAGATTTGACCTCCCGTTGCTGTAACTTAACATCTATTATCCTTCAATGGAGATGCTGTGCTTCTGTTCCACTGCTGGCTTTGCTTCTTTCTTCGGAACAAATAATGTCAGGATACCATGTTTGAATTCTGCTTTGATGTCGTCCTGATGTACTTCTTTACCTACATAGAAGCTACGACTGCAGGCACCTGCATAACGTTCTCTGCGGATATAACGTCCTGTCTCTTTTTCCTTCTCATCTTTATCCAGACCTTTCTCTGCACTGATGGTCAGATAACCATTTTCAAGTGCTGCATGAACTTCATCTTTCTTAAATCCTGGAAGATCTACAATCAGTTCGTATCCGTTATTCATTTCCTTGATATCAGTTTTCATTACATGATTTGCTTTATGTCCATAAAGTTTCTTCTCTGCATCTTTCATTGCTCTGTCATCATAATAAAATGGGAAATCTCCAAAAAAGTCATCAAATAAATTTTCTCCAAAAATACTAGGCATTAACATAAGTCATATCTCCTTTTCTAATATATTTTATATATGTCAAATCTGTTCACCAGATTTACTTTCCAAATCTATCTTTACAGGTTTTTTCAACCTTTTATCTTCAATCTTTTAGTGTAAGCTTTTATTTCTGTTTTTAATCTCTGGCTGACCCTTAACGGGTCAGTCAGAATATTTATTCATCAGCCTTCAATGGCAATTGTTTTCTTCTGTTCTACTGCTGGTTTTGCTTCTTTCTTTGGTACAAATAATGTGAGGATACCATGTTTGAATTCTGCTTTAATGTCTTCTTTCTCAACTTCTTTACCTACATAGAAGCTACGGCTGCAGGCACCTGCGTAACGTTCCTTACGGATATAACGTCCTGTCTCTTTTTCCTGCTCATCTTTATCCAGACCTTTCTCTGCACTGATAGTCAGATAACCATTCTCCAGATCAGCCTTTACTTCATCTTTGGTAAATCCCGGAAGATCTACGACCAGTTCATAGCCTTTATCAGTTTCCTTGATATCGGTTTTCATTATATGGCTGGCTCTGCGTCCGTAAAGTTTCTTCTCTGTATCTTTCATTGCTCTGTCATCATAATAAAATGGAAAATCTCCAAAAAAGTCATCAAATAAATTTTCTCCAAAAATACTAGGCATCAACATAAGTCATCTCTCCTTTTCTATACCGTCCATCTACATGTGATGGACTCCCAGTTATGCATCTTTACCTTGTTTCTTTGGAACTTAGGTTATCAGGAATCTCATAGAACTTATTTCTTTGTTCTCTTTTTGTTCCCCTTCCTTTGTTCTATCTGTAATATAACACTTATTATTAGCACTGTCAAGAGGTGAGTGCTAATTTTTTGTGAAGAATTTGTGAACGCTACGAGCCATGCAAAATAGCAAAAATAACGCCCTGCAAGTTTACTTGCAAGGGCGTCTATTTTTGCTATTTTATAGGGCGACAGCGAGGGAATTTATTCCCTCGCTGTGCATGGCGTAACATTCTCTTTCGCACTCAATTTTCTTGATTTGACCACATTTTTACGACAAATTCTTGGAAAAATATATTCGTCTGATTTTCTTACCACATTTTACGACAACGGCTTATGGTTTATACCACAGCAGGTCAGTTTCCGGCAGATTCATTTTAGACATCTCATTTTCCACGTGAGACTTCTCTGCAATATGATTGTAGACATTCATTGTAATCTGTGCATCTAAATGTTCTTCGCTCCGCTACGGTCGGTGCTAAACGGATGTCCACATTACTCTGTTTTGTTGTATACTATTCTGCTGTAATATTTTATTCTACGATCTTACAGTTATCGTTCTTATGTAATACAAGCTCATACTGTGAGATTTGTGTCATTTTCGACTTATTATCCAGATACTTCACAGACACACTGACCTTGCGGTTATCGCCATCTTTGGTAAAGACAGGGTTTACCAGTTCTGAAAATACATAGTCGCCAGAAACAGGAGCAAGCACTCCGTCTTTGACATAATAGGCAAGTTCCTTTTCCGCAGCTGTCGGATACAGCTTAAAGAATGTTTCCAAGAAAACGGTAGCGTCCTTGACTGTATCAGAGCTGACACGGACATCGGTTTCCTGTGCTTTCGGCTCATGCTTCGATTTCTGTACTGCTGGAGCAAGTGTCGGATTCTGGGTAATGGCCATTGCACCGTCCTTATCCACATGAACGGTCACGCTGGCTGTCATTGGCATTAAGACTGAACATACTCATTAGTTCTCCGAGCTTCATATAGATTCCGGCAAAACACATTATTCCCAGTCAGCTCAATCACCTTTGCATTTTCCAAAACCACTTCATCCAGTTTATCCTCAAATTCCTTATCTTCATCGTACCAGAAAATGATACGACGCTGATAAAACTCAGGCAGAAGTACAGCAAATCTGCGATTTAAATCTTGTATTATTTTGTCTGTATCCATGCTGCATTATCTTCCCTCTGTACTTTCAAATATATGGTACTTATCGCTACACCTGCATAAATTTCTTCTATAATCATGGTTCTCTTTCCTTCTTTATCCAAGATCTGGTTGTTGACAAAAAATAGCTTACCTCATATAATGAGTATAGGTTTATAGTGCATCCGTGATGGTGTCTGTTTACAGATGCTATGTTGCCTGTATTCCAGCTGTCCGGGGTCTCCGTGATGGTGTCTGC from the Blautia wexlerae DSM 19850 genome contains:
- a CDS encoding ASKHA domain-containing protein; translated protein: MAWIKFVREGIEIEVNAGMSVLEAEIRAGLRPDAPCGGLGKCGKCLVKIDGEVVKACQVRIGEGETCVVETLDRAGNEKILTDGFNREVVFEPGLRMAQVELEKAKTGEKRSDWQRLLDTLAETDGEVEPGQMEVDLKLAGELYGMRRDSDEWYVIYSRRRILEMRKEAGRRCLAAFDIGTTTIAGYLLDGADGRTLAVESRMNPQAQYGADVIMRANYALEHGTEALSMCVRKAVNEMLGSLAEDAGIRREDVFQVCVVGNTCMHHLFLGISPASLVHAPYTPAVSERLVLNAGDYGLAVQERAELLMLSDIAGYVGADTCGCLLAIRQDQQEEISLMIDIGTNGEMVLGNRERMVTCSTAAGPAFEGAKIECGMRGAAGAVDHVKYEDGKWNYTTVGNKPAVGLCGSGLIDLVAGLLDAGMLDENGVLRSGQEKQGVFILVPPERGGNERGVYLTQKDLGEVQLAKAAIAAGIQMLMERIGITEDDICSVYIAGAFGNYMDPVSAGKIGLLPATLVKKVKPVGNAAGEGAKIALVNEKEMLEMDELVRKIEFVELAASADFQDHFIDELGFETGE
- a CDS encoding SH3 domain-containing protein — protein: MKKRKNIAIPMILAATIAAVSVPCSSQIVMASDTYQVGVSKGYLALRSAMAYDSSNEIGELYSGDTVEVTEYTTSDYWYVYSPKLNLSGYVNNDYLYFLSSQPTSSSGSYTVSVAKGYLALRSAKAYDSSNEIGQLYSGDTVTVSDSSDPQYWYVYSPKLNLSGYVNKDYLYYSGDTAASAQSSSGDSRTVSVAKGYLALRSAKAYDSSNEIGQLYSGDTVQLIDTSDSQYWYVYSQKLGKNGYVNKDYLIGGTTTYATRTVSVATGYLALRSAKAYDSSNEIGQLYSGDTVQLVDTTDAQYWYIYSQKLCKYGYVNKDYLY
- a CDS encoding methyltetrahydrofolate cobalamin methyltransferase, with product MIIIGEKINGSIPIVAEAIAKRDSEFIKARAKLQAESGATYIDCCASVPEAEEVETLKWMIVCIQEVTDLPISIDSPSPDVLAQAYKFCKKPGIFNSVSGEGHKIDTIFPIMAEPGNEGWQVIALLSDNTGIPKCAADRLKVFDKIMAKAKEYGIAPDRIHIDPLVEMLCTSEDGIATNIETITSVREQYPTIHITAAISNISFNLPVRKLINYGFLVLAMNAGLDSGIMDPTNKDMLGLVYATEALLGLDDYCMEYIGAYREGLIGTTKKK
- a CDS encoding vanillate--corrinoid protein methyltransferase, giving the protein MLTPKQNMLEVIKGGNPDRFVNQYEAVQLLFHPFMFTNPLLQPGQENVVNAWGVTNTFPKGVPGSFPVHTPDKIVVKDIEDWKDYVHAPSLKFTQDQWDMVKAQYDAVDGEQAFKAAFVAPGLFEQTHHLCEISNALVYYITNPDEMHDLIKYLTEWELELAEGICSNLHPDALFHHDDWGGLDSTFMSPAMFDEFLLEPYKEIYGYYHSHGVELVIHHSDSYAATLVPSMIEMGIDVWQGCMETNNLPELIRKYGGKISFMGGIENRAVDFEGWTDENCDAVVRRVCEECGNKYFIPCIAQGGPGSVYPGVYKSLCDSIDKLNEEKFGIKASESTRLPWQIMF
- a CDS encoding serine hydrolase: MFSKKLLIPLLSLSLLVTPAYSSHAAENAEAAGTSVEGQGMLSPSSSSESSESVFNGSGAGTSSEPVTDEKLETILKQVQSQLPAENGTWAVFISDLVNGTEGSLNDQKMQAASLIKLYIMGAVYENYDQITGQYGRDSVDSNLYSMITVSDNDAANTLTTYLGGGDSAAGMQAVNSFCQAHGYDQTHMGRMLLASNENDDNYTSVGDCGHLLQEIYKQDTSGYTHATDMFNLLKAQTRCNKIPAQLPEGVKTANKTGELDNVENDAGIIYDSKNDVVIVFMSQNLSSAGSAQNTIATLSRTIYDYYN
- a CDS encoding corrinoid protein, yielding MSKINEVAELVEKGKAKLVGPAVQEAIDEGDDPVAILNDGMISAMSVVGEKFKNGEIFVPEMLVAARAMKKGVEVLKPHLASGSTGALGKVIIATVSGDLHDIGKNLVAMMIESAGFEVIDLGVDVPAAKIIECYKENPDVKIIALSALLTTTMPALKETVEALNAADFRGNIKVMVGGAPITEAFAEEIGADGYSDDAASAASLAKKLAA